In the genome of Siniperca chuatsi isolate FFG_IHB_CAS linkage group LG17, ASM2008510v1, whole genome shotgun sequence, one region contains:
- the trib1 gene encoding tribbles homolog 1, with translation MNLQWSSPAPCVRTRRVAHKRLDSDDQPPAKCARLSAEAGDTQGLLGTSPGSPVSPVSSPVPATHQGPSRIGPFLLLPLADRESVHSAMNTDTGDELLCKVFDMGVYQEKIRAYGILPAHKNVAGIRDIILGERKAYVFLDKDFGDMHTLVKSCRRLDEEHACRLFRQVALAVAHCHQAGIVLGDLKLRKFVFADEKRTQVRLESLEDCRVLEDPNNDSMSDTHGCPAYVSPEILSSSAPYSGKMADMWSLGVMLYTMLVGRYPFHDPDPATLFSKIRRGQCCLPEGLSTKAKCLLQSLLRKEPWERLTATELFAHPWFHEPQSSQEVALGEQEVSSAEQMVPSFDVEEDDDLFC, from the exons ATGAACTTGCAGTGGAGCAGCCCGGCACCCTGCGTCCGCACCCGGAGAGTCGCGCACAAGCGACTGGACTCAGACGATCAGCCGCCGGCCAAATGCGCCAGGCTGAGCGCAGAGGCGGGGGACACACAGGGACTCCTCGGCACATCTCCCGGGTCCCCGGTCAGCCCCGTCTCAAGCCCTGTCCCGGCGACCCACCAGGGTCCATCCAGGATAGGACCGTTTCTGCTTCTACCTCTGGCGGACCGGGAGAGCGTGCACAGCGCGATGAACACCGACACCGGCGATGAGCTACTGTGCAAG GTCTTTGATATGGGGGTGTACCAAGAAAAGATCAGAGCCTACGGGATCCTACCAGCCCACAAGAATGTGGCCGGCATCAGGGACATCATCCTCGGCGAACGCAAGGCCTACGTGTTCCTGGACAAGGACTTTGGGGACATGCACACCTTGGTGAAGAGCTGTCGCAGGCTGGATGAGGAGCACGCCTGCAGGCTCTTCCGTCAGGTGGCCCTGGCTGTGGCACACTGCCACCAGGCTGGCATCGTGCTGGGTGACCTCAAACTGCGAAAGTTTGTCTTCGCTGATGAGAAAAG GACACAGGTGAGACTAGAAAGCCTCGAGGACTGTCGCGTCCTAGAAGACCCCAACAATGACTCCATGTCAGATACCCACGGCTGCCCCGCCTACGTCAGCCCAGAGATCCTCAGCAGTTCCGCGCCTTACTCTGGCAAGATGGCCGACATGTGGAGCCTGGGGGTCATGCTGTACACCATGCTGGTTGGTCGCTACCCCTTCCACGACCCAGACCCAGCCACGCTGTTTTCCAAAATCCGCAGAGGCCAGTGCTGTTTGCCAGAGGGCTTGTCTACCAAGGCCAAGTGTCTGCTCCAGAGTCTGCTGAGGAAAGAACCCTGGGAGAGACTCACGGCGACTGAGCTGTTCGCTCACCCGTGGTTCCACGAGCCGCAATCGTCGCAGGAAGTGGCACTGGGTGAACAGGAAGTGAGCTCGGCAGAACAGATGGTGCCATCCTTTGACGTGGAAGAGGATGATGATCTGTTTTGCTGA